The following proteins are co-located in the Synchiropus splendidus isolate RoL2022-P1 chromosome 14, RoL_Sspl_1.0, whole genome shotgun sequence genome:
- the trabd gene encoding traB domain-containing protein produces the protein MDQDNTSEDESVCPSEEPSEDDHPCIPPGLSDGESLEMLWQLREQRRQRSPNLPETVTRLTAPDGSTLYLVGTAHFSESSKKDVATTIRAVQPDVVVVELCQYRVSMLKMDENTLLKEAKDINLEKVQQAIKQNGVMSGLMQILLLKVSAHITEQLGMAPGGEFREAFKEAGQVPFCKFHLGDRPIPVTFKRAIAALSLWQKARLAWGLCFLSDPISKEDVEKCKQKDLLEQTMSEMIGEFPALHQTIVAERDIYLTHTLRQATRGVESPSSTQKVPAVVVGVVGMGHVPGIEKNWEKQLNISEIMSVAPPSSFSWVLGLVIKGVMAGMLGYACYRVGGSLGRVLLSAPTVQSVLESLRLTPA, from the exons ATGGACCAAGACAACACTTCTGAG GATGAGTCGGTTTGTCCGTCGGAGGAGCCTTCAGAAGACGATCACCCTTGTATACCGCCAGGCCTAT CGGATGGTGAATCCTTGGAAATGCTTTGGCAATTGCGAGAGCAACGTCGACAGCGTTCACCTAACCTCCCTGAGACAGTTACTCGCCTGACTGCTCCTGATGGCAGCACACTGTACTTGGTGGGCACAGCCCACTTCAGCGAGAGCAGCAAAAAGGATGTTGCCACA ACGATCCGAGCGGTGCAACCAGACGTAGTGGTGGTGGAGCTGTGCCAGTACAGAGTTTCCATGTTGAAGATGGATGAGAACACACTGCTGAAGGAAGCAAAAGATATTAACCTGGAAAAAGTTCAGCAAGCTATCAAACAG AATGGAGTCATGTCAGGCCTGATGCAaatcctgctgctgaaggtctCGGCTCACATCACCGAGCAGCTCGGCATGGCTCCTGGCGGAGAATTTAGAGAGGCCTTCAAAGAG GCTGGACAGGTGCCATTCTGCAAATTTCACCTCGGGGATCGGCCCATCCCTGTAACGTTCAAGAGGGCCATCGCCGCTTTGAGCCTTTGGCAGAAGGCCCGACTCGCCTGGGGGCTTTGCTTTCTCTCCGATCCGATCAG TAAAGAAGACGTGGAGAAGTGCAAACAGAAGGATCTTCTGGAGCAAACCATGTCAGAGATGATAGGAGAGTTTCCTGCTCTGCATCAGACCATCGTGGCTGAGAGAGACATCTACCTCACTCATACGCTGCGTCAGGCTACTCGCGGTGTTGAGTCGCCCTCTAGTACTCAAA AAGTGCCTGCTGTTGTGGTGGGAGTGGTCGGCATGGGTCACGTGCCCGGCATAGAAAAGAACTGGGAGAAGCAGCTCAACATTAGCGAAATCATGAG CGTTGCACCTCCATCGTCCTTCAGCTGGGTCTTGGGATTGGTGATCAAGGGTGTCATGGCAGGAATGCTGGGATACGCTTGCTACCGCGTCGGAGGAAGTTTAGGTCGCGTCCTGCTGTCCGCACCCACGGTCCAGTCAGTCCTGGAGAGTCTGCGGCTGACACCTGCCTGA